Within the Amaranthus tricolor cultivar Red isolate AtriRed21 chromosome 15, ASM2621246v1, whole genome shotgun sequence genome, the region ATTGACTGATATGGAGGTTCCAGAATCGTATTTGGAAAATCTTCCGAAGGTATTATTCATAGTACATTGTAACTCAAAACCATATAAAATTTCTTACGGGTTTGCTTGGCAAATGTTTGTTGGCGGAAACTGTAGGCTGGTTTGGCCAATTGGAAGTATTGACTAATTTACTAGTTGTTTGAGCCACTTATTTAAGTCAGATGTTatagagatgtttggtaaaaattagttgTTCATTGTTGGAAACAACCAATGAGTTTTGACTTAAAAGTCATTTTTTCAGCTGACTTAGATGCTATTTAAAAAACACtttttttggctgtttgacTAACCAAAAAGTCAATAGTCAAAAGTTAACTAAAGAGCCAATAATCACACCCTAACTCTACTTCTACCAGCTTTTGTATTTGTTTTaaaatcatttcttttgatCCCATTTAGTTTAATCTTGCTTTGAAAATTTATTGTGTTTTACTTGTTTTGGTGACAGAATGGAAGAGCTAGCTTGGGTGATTTGGTTTACCGCTACATAAACTCCGACCAATTTTCCCCCCAGCGTCTCCTAGATTGCCTTGATATGTCATCTGAACACCAAGCTATCGAGATGGCTAATCGAGTAGAAGCCTCGATTTACTTATGGCGGCAGAAGGGTAGCTCAATACATAACTCGAAAAAATCTATGCCAAGGTCTTCCTGGGAAATGGTCAAGGATTTGATGGTTGATTCTGAGAAGAGAGAACTTCTAGCAGATAGGGCTGAAAGCCTTCTGCTTTGTCTAAGACAACAGTTTCCTGGCCTTCCACAAACAGCATTGGACATGAGCAAAATTCAACACAACAAGGTTTGTTTTTCTAGTTCTGTTGTCCGTCCCTATGATACACGCATCATCCTTTTTTCCCGATTGTATTCTGAAGTTCGATTTTGCATATTTATCTAGGATGTTGGAAAATCAATCCTTGAGAGCTACTCGAGGGTTCTCGAGAGCCTAGCGTTCAACATAGTTGCGAGAATAGACGATCTCCTTTATGTAGATGACGTGGCTAAACATTCAGATCATTTGTCTCCGATCTCCAAAGTCAGCATCATTGCACACAAAACCGTTAAGATTCCAAACAAAATGCCCACGTCTGGGACTCCGTATAAGACTGCCTTTACGACACCCAACTTTTCATCGGAAAAAGGAGAATGGGAAAGATCACCGTTACGATCTCCCTTTCTTAGCAGCAGTGGGAAGATTATAAGCCATGGGTTTGGAGTTAAAAAGGCACTTAACAACTACCTTATCGATGCTATTGGCAATGTGGGCGGATGTAAAGACAATTATCAGGAAGCGTACACAATCAGTGAAGCATCACCGATACCAATATATCAGGAGGCGAGACCTCTTGACAGTGCACAAAGAGCTGTCAGCCCGAGTTCTAAACTGTCGACTCTTTGATCAAATAGTGTCTTGAATTTGTGTATCTTGTATGTAACAATATATTTAACTTTGTTTGAGGAACAGGGGATCCAAGTGACTTGATTTTTGGGTGTGTGTTCAAATTATTTTGTGCTACATAGGGACCATTGTACTCCATAAAACAAATGCAGCCATAAGAAAATGCACATATTATCTCTCTGCATAGTCTAAGAGGGTGAAGCCTATGACTGTTTATAATGGATAAGTAATCCTAGCTAATCCTTCTATTATTTAGGCGgaatattgatttgtttaacTAGTTGAtagtattgttatttttgttggttATTTGGGTAGTTGTATAAAATTAGTTGTTGgag harbors:
- the LOC130801221 gene encoding rop guanine nucleotide exchange factor 7-like produces the protein MVEKMGTSYGDQLIEERRSSVGLPEESSNTEQSHTCSSLDCSFSTPSTSTCSPFPSPAAINHGNLKNKSEMDMMKERFAKLLLGEDMSGSGKGVSTALAISNAITNLCATLFGQLWRLEPLAPQKKAMWRREMEWLLSVADYIVELMPSSQSFPDGNILEVMTCKPRSDLCINLPALRKLDNMLIELLDSFHYTEFWYVDQGIVGMETDGSSSFRRQLQRQEEKWWLPVPRVPPGGLQEDIRKQLQHKRDCANQILKAAMAINSIVLTDMEVPESYLENLPKNGRASLGDLVYRYINSDQFSPQRLLDCLDMSSEHQAIEMANRVEASIYLWRQKGSSIHNSKKSMPRSSWEMVKDLMVDSEKRELLADRAESLLLCLRQQFPGLPQTALDMSKIQHNKDVGKSILESYSRVLESLAFNIVARIDDLLYVDDVAKHSDHLSPISKVSIIAHKTVKIPNKMPTSGTPYKTAFTTPNFSSEKGEWERSPLRSPFLSSSGKIISHGFGVKKALNNYLIDAIGNVGGCKDNYQEAYTISEASPIPIYQEARPLDSAQRAVSPSSKLSTL